The genomic interval TTCCCGAACTCCCCCCGATGCGCGGCCTCCACCGCATGCCACCCAAACCGAGTGGCAAGCACCCGGTCGTACGCGGTCGGAGTACCCCCACGCTGCACATGCCCGAGAATCACCGGCCGCGCTTCCTTGCCGAGCCGTTCCTCCAGCTCGATGGACAGCTGCCGTGCGATCCCCGCGAAACGCTCGTGCCCGTAGACGTCCTTCTTGCCCTCGTCGAAGTCCATGGACCCCGCACGGGGCTTGGCGCCCTCCGCAGCGACCACTATCGCGAACCTCTTGCCCGCTTCGAAGCGTTCGCCGACCCGAGCCGCCAACTCCTCGATGTCGAAGGGCCGTTCAGGTACGACGATGGCGTGCGCGCCGGCCGCCATGCCGGAGTGGAGCGCGATCCAGCCGGTGTGGCGGCCCATGACCTCCACGACGAGGACGCGCTGGTGGGACTCGGCGGTGGTCTTGAGCCGGTCGAGCGCCTCGGTCGCGACACCGACGGCCGTGTCGAAGCCGAAGGTGACGTCCGTGACCGCGATGTCGTTGTCGATGGTCTTGGGGACGCCGACGACCGGGAGACCGGCGTCGTACATCAGCTTGGCCGCCTTGAG from Streptomyces sp. NBC_01288 carries:
- a CDS encoding 6-phosphofructokinase; its protein translation is MRIGVLTSGGDCPGLNAVIRSVVHRAVVDHGDEVIGFRDGWKGLLECDYLKLDLDAVSGILARGGTILGSSRVQPSQLRDGVERARGHVEELGLDAIIPIGGEGTLKAAKLMYDAGLPVVGVPKTIDNDIAVTDVTFGFDTAVGVATEALDRLKTTAESHQRVLVVEVMGRHTGWIALHSGMAAGAHAIVVPERPFDIEELAARVGERFEAGKRFAIVVAAEGAKPRAGSMDFDEGKKDVYGHERFAGIARQLSIELEERLGKEARPVILGHVQRGGTPTAYDRVLATRFGWHAVEAAHRGEFGKMTALRGTDIVMVSLADAVETLKTVPADRYEEAECVL